The Persephonella atlantica genome includes a window with the following:
- a CDS encoding 6-bladed beta-propeller yields the protein MRYMFAVFLIFTVCIKAEERIVWPPPPDEPKVEFVREIKKVEDFEKERGFFSKLADILFGKKKKMMIKPFGSCIHKNKLYFTDTGSKAVFIFDFEKKSVKVIDHIGDYSLSSPIDVAVDKRGRIYVSDSVLGTVFITNGDGDFLGKIGSTIIIRPTGLAIDKERDRLFITDTVGGKIYVVSLKNGKLIKKIGRTGTGKGEFNRPTFITLDREGNLYVVDSMNARIQIFDKDGRFLRMFGERGTVIGTFANPRGIAVDSDGNIYVTDTLLSAVQIFDQRGRLLLVIGNYGTGKGQFAYPADISISKDNYIFVSDSYNMRIQVLKYLKGGALR from the coding sequence ATGAGGTATATGTTTGCTGTGTTTCTTATTTTTACCGTTTGTATAAAGGCGGAAGAAAGAATAGTTTGGCCGCCACCACCAGATGAACCTAAGGTGGAGTTTGTAAGGGAGATAAAAAAAGTTGAGGATTTTGAGAAAGAAAGAGGATTTTTCAGTAAGCTTGCAGATATTCTTTTTGGAAAGAAAAAGAAAATGATGATTAAACCTTTTGGCTCCTGTATACATAAAAACAAACTCTATTTTACCGATACAGGTTCAAAGGCTGTGTTTATCTTTGATTTTGAGAAAAAGTCTGTAAAGGTTATTGACCACATTGGAGATTATTCCCTCTCTTCTCCTATTGATGTTGCTGTTGATAAAAGAGGAAGAATTTATGTTTCAGACTCTGTTCTGGGGACAGTTTTTATAACAAATGGAGATGGGGATTTCCTTGGGAAAATAGGTTCTACAATAATAATCAGGCCTACGGGGCTTGCTATAGATAAGGAAAGGGATAGACTTTTCATCACAGATACAGTAGGGGGAAAGATATATGTTGTTTCACTGAAAAACGGAAAACTGATTAAAAAAATTGGAAGAACAGGAACAGGAAAAGGAGAGTTTAACAGACCCACATTTATAACATTAGACAGAGAAGGAAATCTTTATGTTGTAGATTCTATGAATGCAAGGATTCAGATATTTGATAAAGACGGAAGGTTTCTCCGTATGTTTGGGGAACGGGGAACAGTTATAGGAACATTTGCAAATCCACGGGGAATAGCTGTTGACAGTGATGGAAATATATATGTGACAGATACTCTCTTATCTGCTGTTCAGATTTTTGACCAGAGGGGAAGGCTTCTCCTTGTAATTGGCAACTATGGAACAGGGAAGGGACAGTTCGCCTATCCTGCTGATATATCTATCTCAAAAGACAACTACATATTTGTGAGTGACTCTTACAACATGAGGATTCAGGTGCTGAAGTACCTGAAAGGAGGTGCTCTGAGATGA